From Alloacidobacterium dinghuense:
CGACGAGCCAGTTAACCGCGGCGTTGGCGCTGATCGAACTCGACGGTGTCGCACGCCGCGTTGTTCTCTATCCTCCCGACATGCCGCTTGGATATCTCTCTTATGTCATCGAGTCAGCTGGGGTGGATGCCATCGTGTCGGACGGGAGAACGGGTGAGTTAGGCAACCGCCGGGTCGGACGATTTATTCCGTGCAATGGGGAGATTGCGCTCTGTAGCAGTGACAGGACAGCACAGTACCGGACGGAATGGATTCTCCTGACATCGGGTACGACCGGGTTGCCGAAGCTGGTCGTCCACACCCTGCTTAGCCTATCTGGCGCAATAGACCGCCGGAGCCCCGAGACAGGACAGGTCGTTTGGAGTACGTTCTACGATATTCGCCGTTACGGCGGCTTGCAGATCTTTCTTCGCGCACTTCTCACGGGCGCATCGCTTGTGCTGTCGAGTGCTAAGGAATCCACGGCGGACTTTCTGGCTCGGGCCAACTCTCACGGAATCACCCATATCTCTGGAACACCATCGCATTGGCGCCGTGCGCTGATGAGTCCGGCGGCCCACCGGATTGCGCCGGAATATGTTCGCTTGTCAGGAGAAATCGCAGATCAGGCCATTCTGAATCATCTCCAGTGCGTCTACCCTCAAGCTCAAATCGTCCATGCCTTCGCCACGACCGAGGCTGGTTTGGCGTTTGAGGTGAACGACGGTGTCGCGGGCTTCCCCGCGAGTGTGATAGAAAACACATCCCACGTGGAAATGAAGGTTGAGGATCGCACATTGTGGATCCGTTCAACTCGGACGGCGAGTCGCTATATGGGCGAAGACGCTCCTATTTTGAAGGGCAGGGATGGTTTTGTCGACACTGGTGACATGATCGAATTGCGAGATGACCGCTATTACTTTGTCGGCCGAAGAGATGGGGTCATCAATGTTGGAGGCTTGAAGGTGCATCCTGAGGAAGTGGAAGCAGTCATCAATCGCCATCCGGCGGTACACATGTCGCTTGTCCAGACAAAGAAGAATCCAGTTACCGGCGCGCTCGTGGTTGCCGACGTAGTTCTCAAGACAAGTTCACAGCCTGACGATCACGATGGGCGAGGACTTCAGCACGACATCCTGTTGCTCTGCCGGGAAGTCCTTTCACCGCACAAAGTCCCGGCCGCGATCAATTTTGTCCCCGCCTTGGCGGTCGCTGAATCAGGGAAGCTCATGCGTCGCAATGCGTAATGTAATCGTAACCGGCGGGAGCCGGGGTTTGGGACTGGGGATCGCCCGCAGGCTCAACGGCGCGGGATACCGCGTCATAGCCATTGCTCGCAGGCAAAACAGCGAACTTACGGCAGCTATGCAGGAGGCCGAGATCGCCAATCCCGGGTCCTTTCATTTTGCCCCGTTTGATCTGGCTGAGATTGAAAACATTTCAGAATTGGTCAAGACATTGCGGAAGGACTTCGGTGCGATCTATGGGCTCGTAAACAATGCCGGTGTGAGTTTCGACGGGGCTCTCCCCCTCATGCCCACCTCTCAGATCGAGCAGCTTGTGCGTGTAAACGCGCTGTCGCCCATTGTGCTCACGAAGTTCGTGGTGCGCTCGATGATGGCCGACGGGGGCGGGCGCATCGTCAGTTTGGCTTCCATCACCGCCTTCACCGGCTATAGCGGCCTCTCGGTGTATAGCGCCACGAAAGCATCACTCATCGGATTCTCCCGGTCTCTTGCGCGCGAGGTTGGCCGCATGGGTGTGAACGTGAATTCAGTCGCTCCAGGCTTCATTGATACCGACATGACGCAGGGACTCAGCGATGAGCAGCGACAGAAAATTGAGCGCCGCAGCGCCCTCCGGCGCCTTGCAGACGTAGACGATGTAGCAAATGCAGTTGAGTTTCTTCTGAGCGATAAAGCGAAGAATATAACGGGTACGGTACTGACCGTCGATGCGGGAAATACGGCTTGAGTGAAGTACAGACAACAGCTCCTCTCAATTCTGGTGGCTCTGTTGCCAAATGCTGGTTGCGCGGGCTGGAGTTAACCGCAAACATCGTCCGGAATCGCGATCGCATCATGTCGACAGTGATCGAGGAACGAGCTGCGCATTTCGGTGACGCGCCAGCTCTTCTTTCCGACCGCGAGTGCCTTACATACAGGGCACTTGCTCAGCGCTCGAACCAATACGCACGCTGGGCGCTCGGGCAAGGCATCGCAAAAGGCGACGTCGTCGGCCTGCTGATGACGAATCGGCCTGAATATTTCGCTGTATGGCTTGGGATCACAAGTGTCGGCGGTGTAGTCGCCCTGCTCAATACCAATCTTATCGGGCCCTCTCTCGCTCACTGCGTCAATATTGTCGCTCCAAAGCATCTGATCGTGGCCGGAGAACTCGTTGATTCGCTGAGTACTGCGCTGCCGGGGGTCGCGGCGCCACCGGCGATCTGGACACACGGAGCAGACCATTCCCGATTCCAACGTATCGACCACGACATTCAACAGCAGCCTTGTGAAAAGCTGAACAGCAGCGAGCGGCCGTTGCTGACTATAGAAGATCGGGCACTTTATATTTTTACCTCCGGCACCACGGGGTTGCCAAAGGCCGCTAACATCAGCCATGCTCGTGTCCTCCAATGGAGCCATTGGTTTGCAGGCATGATGGATGCGCAGCCTGCAGACCGAATGTACAACTGCCTACCGATGTATCACAGCATCGGCGGGGTGCTCGTACCGGGCGCGACTCTTGTCGGTGGCGGTAGCGTCGTCATTTGCGAGAAGTTTTCGGCCAGTCAGTTTTGGAGCGATGTTATTGGTTGGGATTGCACGATGTTCCAATACATCGGCGAGTTTTGTCGCTACTTACTCCACGTCGCTCCGCCGTCGAAGGCCCGCGACCATCGAATCAGATTAGCCTGTGGTAATGGGCTGGCACCCGATGTGTGGGATGCCTTCAAGGATAGGTTCCGAATTCCGCGGATTCTTGAATTCTATGCTTCCACCGAAGGTGGCGTCTCATTGTTCAACGTAGAAGGGAAATGCGGCGCGATTGGCCGCATCCCACCTTATTTGGCGCATCGATTTTCGCCGGCCTTGGTGCGATTCGATGTCGACAAAGGCGAGCCAGTTCGCAATGATCAGGGATTCTGTATTCGTTGTGCTCCGGACGAACCCGGCGAAGCCATCGGCAAAATCGTGCACGATCCCTCGAACGTAGGCAGCCGCTTCGAGGGCTATCTGGATGAGCAAGCCTCAGAACGAAAAATCCTGCGCGATGTTTTTGAGCGCGGAGACGCTTGGGTTCGCACCGGCGACTTGATGCGGAAGGACGAGAAGGGGTTTTTCTATTTCGTCGACCGCATCGGCGACACATTTCGATGGAAGGGCGAGAACGTTGCAACCTCCGAGGTCTCTGAGGCAATTTGTGCATTTCCTGGAGTGATGCACGCCAACGTCTACGGAGTGACTATTCCCTCTACACAAGGCCGGGCTGGCATGGCTGCGATCGTTGCCGATCACGAGATGGATCTCTCTGCTTTTAGGAAACACCTGGTGAGCCGCCTTCCCTCGTACGCGCGCCCTGTATTCCTCCGAATTCAGAAGGATATCGAAGTCACAGGAACTTTTAAGTACTCGAAGACGGATCTGGTGCGCCAAGGATATGACCCTCTCATCACGTCGGATCCTATATATCTTGATAATTCAAAATTGGAGGCTTTTGTTCAGCTCGACAAGACTCTCTACGATCGCATTCAAAAGGGACGGATTCGCCTGTAGCTTCCGGTTCTAATCAGAATCCGGTCCCAGGGAGCACTTTCGAGACATGCAAATTCATCTCTATCGAGATTGCGCTTAAGCAAAAGGGTGTGAATGATCATTAGTCAGTTTGGGGACGAATTTGAAACGCTGCAGGCAGAAATTGCGCGCGGCCCCATTTTCCCTTGTGTGACGCCAGATGAGATCCGAAGCTATCTCGCCTCACGGTATGACTTCAAGAAAACGCGGACTCTTGAGGAAGTCATTTCCGACGTAGAGCAAATGCTGCGGACGTGGCAGGTGCAGGTGACGCATCCTCGCTACTTTGGCCTCTTCAACCCGAGCGTAACCCTTGCATCTGTCATCGCCGACACGCTTGTTGCTATGTACAACCCCCAACTTGCGAATTGGCGAACCTCGCCGGTTGCGAATGAGATCGAAAGGCATACGCTCGGTTGGCTAACCGCAAAGTTTGGTCTTCCTGCGACGACCATCGCGACGTTCACGAGCGGCGGAACGGAAGCGAACCTTTCAGCGGTTGTTGTCGCCTTAACGCGGGCCTTCCCAGACTATGGCGAACACGGGCTTCGGCACCTGGCTGCATCGCCCGCGATCTATCTCACAGAAGAGGCTCACAACGGGTACAACAAAATTGCGCATATGACGGGGCTGGGTAGAAGGGCCCTCCGAACGGTGGCGACGGACCGACATCTGAAGCTGGATCTCGGCGATCTCGAACGACGAGTGGCTGAGGATCGCCAGAACGGGTTCTCCCCGTTCATGGTTGTCGGCACCGCTGGGACTACGGCGGCCGGTATCATCGATCCCCTGGACGAGATCGGGCGCTTTTGCCGGGAAGAAGGCTTATGGTTTCATGCCGACGCGGCGTGGGGTGGTGCAGCAATCATCTCACCAAAGCTCAAGCATTATCTTTCCGGAATCGATACCGCAGACTCGATTACATGCGATGCGCACAAGTGGTTCTCTGTCCCCATGGGCTGTGGGATGTTCTTTTGCCGGCATCCTGATCGCGTTCTCGAGGCATTCCGTGTGGACATCTCTTACATGCCGAAGAAAACGGATCAGACGGTCACGGATCCTCTCATGACCTCGGTGCAATGGTCCCGCCGCTTTATCGGTCTAAAGCTCTTCATGGCGCTTGCGCAGCATGGCGAATCAGGGCAGGCTGACCTGATCGAGCACCAGACGCGTATGGGTAACGTGTTGAGGGAGGCGCTCGATGCCTCCGGCTGGCGCATTATCAACTCAACACCGCTCCCTCTGGTTTGCTTCACCCGAGATGGACTTGTTCCTGCCAGATTTCTGGCCACACTCCGAGAGCAGCAGGTCGCATGGATGTCGGAAGCTTCGATTGGAGGGGCTCCAGTCTTGCGGGCGTGCATCACGAGTTTCAGAACGACTGAGGCTGATATTCACTGGGTGGTGGACGAGATGAACCGTCTCTTCTTACAAGATTCGGGTCAAAGCATGTCGAATCAGACAGTGGCTATCCCTGTACAGTCCACGAGCAGATGAGGAGTATGAAACGAGAAACGATTGCCGTTCATGGTGGTTACGAACTCGATCCAACCACGAAGGCTGTGGCTGTACCTATTTATCAAACGGTTTCCTATGCGTTTGATAGTGCAGATCATGCGGCGGCGCTATTCAATCTGGAGGCAGAAGGATATCGCTACACGCGGATTTCGAACCCGACCACCGCAGTACTGGAGCGGCGTGTCGCGGCGCTCGAAGGAGGGCTGGACGCCCTGTGCGTCAGCAGTGGGCAGGCCGCGGTTTACTATGCGGTCCTGAACGTCACTGAGCTGGGAAGCAACATCGTGTCGGTTCCTCAGCTCTACGGAACCACGCACAGCCTGTTCAGTCACCTCCTGCCAAGCCAGGGTGTGAATGTCCGATTTGGAGAATCGGATTGCCCGCAAGCGCTGGAGAGATTGATCGATGACAAAACGCGCGCGCTCTTCTGTGAGAGTGTCGGGAATCCGGCAGGAAATATTTGCGACATCGAGGAGTTAGCCTTCATCGCGCACAAGCATGGGTTGCCGTTGCTGGTCGATAATACAGTGGCTACGCCCATGTTGCTACGGCCGATTGAGTATGGCGCCGACATTGTTATTCACTCTCTTACAAAATTTCTGGGTGGACACGGCACAACACTCGGAGGGGCCATTGTCGACAGCGGGAATTTCCCTTGGAACGAGCACACTTCACGGTTCCCCATGTTTAACCAGCCGGATCCCTCCTACCATGGTTTGGTCTACACCGAACACTACGGGAGGGCAGCCTACATTGGACGCTGCCGCAGTGTTTATCAGCGGACCACCGGCGCTGTGTTGTCGCCTATGAGCGCGTTCCTGTTGCTCCAGGGAATCGAAACGGTTGCGCTGCGGATTGACCGCCACGTCGAAAATGGCAGGAGAGTTGCCGAGTTCTTCCGCAACGATCCCAGGATCGAATGGATCAATTACACCGGATTGCCTGGCAGTCCGTATTATTCGCTCGCGAAAAAATATCTGTGTGGCCGCGCCTGTTCTCTGATGACCGTCGGTCTCAAGGGCGGCTTCGAGGCTGCAGTTAAGTTTTATGATGCGCTCACACTTGTGACACGCCTTGTCAATCTGGGTGATGCCAAGTCGTTGGCCTGCCATCCCGCATCGACGACTCACCGACAGATGTCGGCAAAAGAACAACTCCACGCCGGCGTCAAGCCGGAGATGATCCGGCTCAGCATCGGGATCGAACACAGCGAAGATATCATCGCAGATCTGGATCAGGCGCTCGACGCGACGGTCTAGGCTGATTCCTTTTCCCCGAGTGGCTCATATCAACCTGAGGGAGATATTTATGCCTGCCTTTTTGCAAACAAATCCATCCAGTTCCGACAGGCAACCATGCGCGAAAGGGCTTTGCGCTAAGCCGTTTGCGGAGTGCTTGGATCGGTCGGGTAACTCCCTCACAATTGGATTGATCAACAACATGCCGGATGGAGTCCTTGAGGCAACGGAACGCCAGTTTCTTTCACTCCTCAATTCGTCTTCTCACGGTATTTCAGTCCGCATGGTGCTCTATTCGCTGCCGGGTGTCCCTCGAAACGAATTGGGTGCCCGCCATGTCAGTAAGTCCTATTCGAGCGTTGAGAACCTGTGGGACACACAGATCGATGGGCTCATTGTTACCGGAAGGGAGCCTGCGACGCCGAATCTCGCGGACGAACCATACTGGGAAAGTTTCACGGCGGTCCTAGATTGGGCGCGGGACAACACCTACTCGACTATCTGGTCATGTCTTGCCACTCACGCTGCTACTCTCTATCTCGACGGCATTCACAGGATCAGAAGCGACCATAAACACTCCGGGGTCTTTAATTGCACCCGAGTCTCAGATCATTCACTCACTGCAAAGACACCCTCTCGCTTTAGGCTTCCGCATTCCCGGTGGAACGGTTTGCCGGAAAGCGAACTGACCTCCAGAGGATATTCGGTGCTCACCAGGACCGCGGATGCCGGCGTTGATACATTCATCAAAAAGTACAAGAGCATGTTTGTCTTTTTCCAAGGTCATCCCGAATACGAATCCAATGCTCTTCTGCTCGAATATCGCAGAGATGTAGGCCGGTATCTGCGAGGAGAAACAAATCGGTATCCTTTAATGCCGCAGGATTATTTCGACCGCGATACAGTGATTGCATTGACGGAACTGGAACAAGAAGCAACGATCAATCCGCGTGACGAGCTACTGGCGCAAGTCTTCGGGAAATTGGAGCGGATAGATGTCGAAAACACCTGGCGCGAGACAGCGGTCTGCATCTATAGAAGCTGGTTGCAGTACATATGGGCACAGAAAAAGCGCCGTTTACGGACCGGCGGAGTTGCAGTGAAAGCCAGCGGTGTTGATGTCTTGATGTCGCCACAATCAACAGAGGTTGACGCTTCTACTTCAGCTGGTTTCCCGAATCATCAGGAGTCAACTGCGATCTCTACGCCTTCTACTAGCATGTTGACGATCCTGTAACTCATCAGCGTCACCGGTGATTAACGGTAGCGCTTAAAAAGCGATAACAACATACCTGTAAAGTCTTGTCGAAAGGAGTTCCCTCGCATGGCCTCGACCTATTCAATGCCAACAGAAACCCGAATTGTTCCTTCAGCGACTGAGCTTCTGATCAACAATCGCTGGATTGCGAGCGAGTCGGGTGAGACTTTCGCGACGATCAATCCCTCTACCGGCGAGGAGATTTGTCGGGTGGCCGCAGCCCATGAACTCGACGTGGACAAGGCTGTCCAGGCAGCGCGGAATGCCTTCGAGCGAGGACCGTGGAGAAAAATGCATGCGTCCGAACGCGGCAAGCTACTTTACCGTCTCGCTGACCTGATCGAAGGCCACGCCGACGAACTCGCACAGTTAGAGGCCCTGGACAACGGTAAGCCTGTCTCAGTGGCAAAGCGGGTAGATGTTGCCAAAACAGTTGCCTGCTATCGGTATTTCGCAGGGTGGGCCGACAAGGTTCAGGGAAAAACGATCCCCATTGACGGCGACTTTTTCTGCTACACACGTCATGAGCCCATCGGCGTGGTGGGGCAAATCATTCCGTGGAATTACCCCATGCTCATGCAGGCGTGGAAGCTTGCCCCGGCTTTGGCCACGGGAAATACCGTCGTGATGAAGCCGGCCGAGCAAACACCTCTCTCCGCGCTGCGCATAGGGGAACTGGTAGTGGATGCGGGTTTTCCCGAGGGCGTCGTCAACCTGGTGCCTGGCTTTGGCCCCATAGCCGGCGCAGCGATCGCGCGTCATATGGACATAGACAAGGTGGCATTTACCGGTTCCACTGAGATTGGGCGCCTCATCCTGGAAGCTGCCGCGAGATCAAACCTAAAGCGAGTCACTCTCGAACTGGGGGGGAAAAGCCCGAACATCATATTTGAGGACACAGATCTTGACGAAGCGGTGGAGGGCGCTCACCTGGGATTGTTCTCCAATCAGGGCCAGATCTGTTGCGCAGGATCAAGAGTGTTTGTCGAAGAGAAGATCTACGATCAATTCGTAGAAAAGAGCGTAACCCGCGCCAGCAAACGCATCGTCGGAGACCCCTTCGATCCCCAGACCGAGCAGGGTCCGCAAATCGATCAAGCACAGGTCGACAGAGTGATGGGTTATATCGAATCAGGGCAAAATGAGGGCGCCACACTTGCCTGCGGCGGCAAGCGTGTTGGAAATCTAGGCTACTTCGTGGAGCCTACCGTGTTCGCCGATGTTCACGACAACATGAAGATTGCCAGGGAAGAAATCTTCGGACCGGTAATGAGTGTAATCCCATTTAAGGATCTCGCGGAGGTTGTCACAAGGGCGAACAAGACGAACTATGGGTTGGCGGCAGGTGTCTGGACCCGTGATATCAGGAAGGCTCACGCAATCGCTAACAACGTGCGGGCTGGTACGGTGTGGGTGAACTGCTACAACATCCTAGACACCAGAGCTCCCTTCGGTGGGTTCAAGCAGTCAGGGACTGGACGCGAGCTGGGCGAGTATGGACTGCAGCAGTACACTGAGATAAAGACGGTCATTGTAAAGCTGTGAGAGATTTCGACCGTACTCGCGTGTGAATTGATAGCAATCGCCTTGAAGTCCTGTCTTCAAAACCCGCCCTCATAGGAAAACGCAAAATGTAGTATCTTAACAATCCACAATTACGTTATTTAATCTTATCAATCTAAGGCCTACGACACCGAGCCGCCGAACTCGCTGTCGTGGGCCTTTTTGGTTGGTAAGATCGAGCGGCACTCGATGCACTCGTCTTCGCGCAGCAGGTCTATCGACGACAACAGAAGCGAAGCTAGTGTATATATTGCTAAAAAATGCCATGCGTCTAGCGAAAGATCGGACGCCACTTCTCCCTCCGCTGATCAGCGCGGCCGAACCAAAACTCGGCTCATGCTCATTGAATAAAAAGGTCGGGATGACCCGCTTCGCCTTCGAATCGCCTATCTATGCCCACCTACCTGCCAGTTATGGGATGTTTATGATTGATTGAGAATAAAGTTGTTCGACGCTCCACCTCTGTATGCTCGCTGAGGCCGCTTTGCGTTCATCGCATATCATACGAAGTCACTTTGCCATTTTGGATATCTGGTGCCAAAACGACGCTCGTCCAGGCGACCGTTACGATTTCGTCCACGCAGCGTGCTCTGGAGAAGCTAAAACAATGGCGAGGAACACGATGTCAAAGTGCTAAGGCCTGATTGCATCAATATTCTTCGGCGGGAGCGTTGGAGGGCTCGACCCTCCCTAGGACTACTGCTCAACCTCAGCGCGAATTCGCCTTCGTTTACGACGCGCGTATTGCAGCAACGGGGTCGACGCGCGTCGCGCGTCGCGCGGGAAAGTAGCATGCGAGAACCGACATCGCCCCAAGCAACACCACAACCACGATGACCGTCAGAGGATCGTTGGCTCCCACCCCGTAGAGCCACGCGGCAATGAAGTGCGCGAGGCTGAACGAGAGCGCCAGCCCTAAACTTAGCCCGATCGCTGTTAGCGAAAGCCCTTGCATCAGCACGAGCCTTAGAACGTCACCGGGTGAAGCGCCAAGTGCGACGCGGATGCCGATCTCGTGCGTGCGAAGCGCCGTGCGGTACGCCACGACACCATAAATGCCGGTCGTCGCGAGGATCAGCGCGATCGCCGCCAGGATGCCCGCAAACGTGCTCTGCATGACCGCAAAGATCGTCGCCATCTGCGTGGTCTCGCGCATGGAGCGGATGTCGAAGACTGGCAGCTGCCCATCAATCTCGTGAATTGCGCTCTCAACCGCCGGTGCTATGTCGTTCGGATTGCCTTGCGTCCTCACCTGCACAATGGTCTCGAAACCTCGCTGGAAGTAGCTCATGTAGACCATCGGCGCGGGGCGTTCGTTCATAAACTCGTGCTTCGTGTTCTTCACCACGCCAATGACCGCAGCAACGCTGTTCCCTATATGGAGCCTCTTCCCCACCGGGTCCTGCCCTGGCCAAAACCGTTTCGCGGCCGTCTGGTCCACAATCGCTACCAGCGGCGCCTTTCGGTCGTCATACTGTGCGAAGTCGCGCCCTTCGAGGATAGGCACGCCCAGCGTCTCGAAGTATCGAGGCGTCACCTCAGCATGTTGCACCTCGAGCGATTCATGCGGGCGTGGCACATACCCTTCCGGGTATGCGTCATCCGTCTTGCGGTTGAAGTTCATCGGCATCCAATCGGTGAGCGACGCAACCGTTACAGTCGGCAATACCGCTACCCGGTCGAGAATCTTGTGGCAGATCGCATCCACCTCGTCGCTGGAGTAGCCGGCGGTATACAGTCCCACAGACGCCGTCAACACATGATCCTGCTCGAACCCGGGGTCGCCCGCGGAGAGATTGCGCAGCGTCTGCAGAAACAGTGCCGAAATCACCAGCAGCGCCAGCGAAAACGAGATCTGCGCCACCACCAGGCCGCTGAGCAGCCGCCGGTTGTGCGAGCCTCCTGAGATGCTTGACGACTCATCCTTGAGCGCCTCAGACGCAGGGACATTTGACGATCGCCACGCTGGAAGCGCGCCGGAGAGCACGCTGGCCAGCGCCGCCAACACCACGACCCCAATCACCACGTTTTGATCCACGGTTCCGTTCAGCACAATGGGGTTCGAGTTTGCAGGAATGAATCGAGCAAAGGTCTTCGCCGTCAACGACGTCAGCAACAGAGCCAGCGCACCCGCACCGGCTGAGAGAATCACGCCCTCCAGCACCATCTGCCGCACCAGCTGCACGCGTTGCGCCCCCAGCGACTGCCGGATCGCAATCTCGCGCCGCCGCGACACAAACCGGACCAACATTAGCGTAGCCACGTTGGCGCAGGTCAGCACGAGCACCACTCCGGCGATAGCCAGCAGGATAGGCAGCGTGTCAGCCATGTAGACGTTTGCCCCGAAGGGCGAGCGCCACATCGGGTCCAGCGTGATGGTGTTCGTTCCCAGGTGATCGTTCGGATAGGCCGCCACGATCCGCCGCATGATCGTTTCGAGGTCCTGCGTCGCCTGCTCGCGGCTCACTCCAGGCCGCAGCCTCCCCAACACAATAAGAAAGGCGATGCTGCGATGCGTGATCCGATACTCATTCGTCCCAAGCGGGTTCAGCGTCAGCCATGCATCGTCCCGAAGCCCCGGCGCCGCCCCGATAAACCCCTCCGGCGCTACGCCGATCAC
This genomic window contains:
- the metA gene encoding homoserine O-succinyltransferase MetA encodes the protein MPAFLQTNPSSSDRQPCAKGLCAKPFAECLDRSGNSLTIGLINNMPDGVLEATERQFLSLLNSSSHGISVRMVLYSLPGVPRNELGARHVSKSYSSVENLWDTQIDGLIVTGREPATPNLADEPYWESFTAVLDWARDNTYSTIWSCLATHAATLYLDGIHRIRSDHKHSGVFNCTRVSDHSLTAKTPSRFRLPHSRWNGLPESELTSRGYSVLTRTADAGVDTFIKKYKSMFVFFQGHPEYESNALLLEYRRDVGRYLRGETNRYPLMPQDYFDRDTVIALTELEQEATINPRDELLAQVFGKLERIDVENTWRETAVCIYRSWLQYIWAQKKRRLRTGGVAVKASGVDVLMSPQSTEVDASTSAGFPNHQESTAISTPSTSMLTIL
- a CDS encoding aldehyde dehydrogenase family protein, with protein sequence MASTYSMPTETRIVPSATELLINNRWIASESGETFATINPSTGEEICRVAAAHELDVDKAVQAARNAFERGPWRKMHASERGKLLYRLADLIEGHADELAQLEALDNGKPVSVAKRVDVAKTVACYRYFAGWADKVQGKTIPIDGDFFCYTRHEPIGVVGQIIPWNYPMLMQAWKLAPALATGNTVVMKPAEQTPLSALRIGELVVDAGFPEGVVNLVPGFGPIAGAAIARHMDIDKVAFTGSTEIGRLILEAAARSNLKRVTLELGGKSPNIIFEDTDLDEAVEGAHLGLFSNQGQICCAGSRVFVEEKIYDQFVEKSVTRASKRIVGDPFDPQTEQGPQIDQAQVDRVMGYIESGQNEGATLACGGKRVGNLGYFVEPTVFADVHDNMKIAREEIFGPVMSVIPFKDLAEVVTRANKTNYGLAAGVWTRDIRKAHAIANNVRAGTVWVNCYNILDTRAPFGGFKQSGTGRELGEYGLQQYTEIKTVIVKL
- a CDS encoding O-acetylhomoserine aminocarboxypropyltransferase/cysteine synthase family protein yields the protein MKRETIAVHGGYELDPTTKAVAVPIYQTVSYAFDSADHAAALFNLEAEGYRYTRISNPTTAVLERRVAALEGGLDALCVSSGQAAVYYAVLNVTELGSNIVSVPQLYGTTHSLFSHLLPSQGVNVRFGESDCPQALERLIDDKTRALFCESVGNPAGNICDIEELAFIAHKHGLPLLVDNTVATPMLLRPIEYGADIVIHSLTKFLGGHGTTLGGAIVDSGNFPWNEHTSRFPMFNQPDPSYHGLVYTEHYGRAAYIGRCRSVYQRTTGAVLSPMSAFLLLQGIETVALRIDRHVENGRRVAEFFRNDPRIEWINYTGLPGSPYYSLAKKYLCGRACSLMTVGLKGGFEAAVKFYDALTLVTRLVNLGDAKSLACHPASTTHRQMSAKEQLHAGVKPEMIRLSIGIEHSEDIIADLDQALDATV
- a CDS encoding pyridoxal phosphate-dependent decarboxylase family protein, which produces MIISQFGDEFETLQAEIARGPIFPCVTPDEIRSYLASRYDFKKTRTLEEVISDVEQMLRTWQVQVTHPRYFGLFNPSVTLASVIADTLVAMYNPQLANWRTSPVANEIERHTLGWLTAKFGLPATTIATFTSGGTEANLSAVVVALTRAFPDYGEHGLRHLAASPAIYLTEEAHNGYNKIAHMTGLGRRALRTVATDRHLKLDLGDLERRVAEDRQNGFSPFMVVGTAGTTAAGIIDPLDEIGRFCREEGLWFHADAAWGGAAIISPKLKHYLSGIDTADSITCDAHKWFSVPMGCGMFFCRHPDRVLEAFRVDISYMPKKTDQTVTDPLMTSVQWSRRFIGLKLFMALAQHGESGQADLIEHQTRMGNVLREALDASGWRIINSTPLPLVCFTRDGLVPARFLATLREQQVAWMSEASIGGAPVLRACITSFRTTEADIHWVVDEMNRLFLQDSGQSMSNQTVAIPVQSTSR
- a CDS encoding ANL family adenylate-forming protein translates to MRMLQDNPASIWSALGAANDLSSRFLFGAEADRALGDLAEGSALYGHADELRGRSVLIATTSQLTAALALIELDGVARRVVLYPPDMPLGYLSYVIESAGVDAIVSDGRTGELGNRRVGRFIPCNGEIALCSSDRTAQYRTEWILLTSGTTGLPKLVVHTLLSLSGAIDRRSPETGQVVWSTFYDIRRYGGLQIFLRALLTGASLVLSSAKESTADFLARANSHGITHISGTPSHWRRALMSPAAHRIAPEYVRLSGEIADQAILNHLQCVYPQAQIVHAFATTEAGLAFEVNDGVAGFPASVIENTSHVEMKVEDRTLWIRSTRTASRYMGEDAPILKGRDGFVDTGDMIELRDDRYYFVGRRDGVINVGGLKVHPEEVEAVINRHPAVHMSLVQTKKNPVTGALVVADVVLKTSSQPDDHDGRGLQHDILLLCREVLSPHKVPAAINFVPALAVAESGKLMRRNA
- a CDS encoding long-chain-acyl-CoA synthetase is translated as MSEVQTTAPLNSGGSVAKCWLRGLELTANIVRNRDRIMSTVIEERAAHFGDAPALLSDRECLTYRALAQRSNQYARWALGQGIAKGDVVGLLMTNRPEYFAVWLGITSVGGVVALLNTNLIGPSLAHCVNIVAPKHLIVAGELVDSLSTALPGVAAPPAIWTHGADHSRFQRIDHDIQQQPCEKLNSSERPLLTIEDRALYIFTSGTTGLPKAANISHARVLQWSHWFAGMMDAQPADRMYNCLPMYHSIGGVLVPGATLVGGGSVVICEKFSASQFWSDVIGWDCTMFQYIGEFCRYLLHVAPPSKARDHRIRLACGNGLAPDVWDAFKDRFRIPRILEFYASTEGGVSLFNVEGKCGAIGRIPPYLAHRFSPALVRFDVDKGEPVRNDQGFCIRCAPDEPGEAIGKIVHDPSNVGSRFEGYLDEQASERKILRDVFERGDAWVRTGDLMRKDEKGFFYFVDRIGDTFRWKGENVATSEVSEAICAFPGVMHANVYGVTIPSTQGRAGMAAIVADHEMDLSAFRKHLVSRLPSYARPVFLRIQKDIEVTGTFKYSKTDLVRQGYDPLITSDPIYLDNSKLEAFVQLDKTLYDRIQKGRIRL
- a CDS encoding SDR family NAD(P)-dependent oxidoreductase, which gives rise to MRNVIVTGGSRGLGLGIARRLNGAGYRVIAIARRQNSELTAAMQEAEIANPGSFHFAPFDLAEIENISELVKTLRKDFGAIYGLVNNAGVSFDGALPLMPTSQIEQLVRVNALSPIVLTKFVVRSMMADGGGRIVSLASITAFTGYSGLSVYSATKASLIGFSRSLAREVGRMGVNVNSVAPGFIDTDMTQGLSDEQRQKIERRSALRRLADVDDVANAVEFLLSDKAKNITGTVLTVDAGNTA